From one Xiphophorus hellerii strain 12219 chromosome 18, Xiphophorus_hellerii-4.1, whole genome shotgun sequence genomic stretch:
- the pih1d2 gene encoding PIH1 domain-containing protein 2 isoform X1, whose product MMSSNGGREDVLQQVSHFWSMLDDLSQSDPAAYRKFIEEQMKRGAEFNAPPELHSCLRTQILEPKPGLLYINICSWKRVPAPQDQSSSLPLCGGKLERCNTEDQGCFAVLDVALNTSVLQKKKEDKVDINNIYMLALSFAQQQHGMLLSQEYSVVSCSPKGNPDDLQCRLGFQKLPIISKQLETTSQTPAALLRQISSSQRSEEDSAAQIVCRPAEQTKANLIQVISSTFQGPREPEYVVEVKSDAAGVPRSVELTVELPKVRSMSECQLRVSKEDVLLEVEDVYHLLLEFPKTVNEDTAAAVFSKKKRRLTLTAAVL is encoded by the exons ATGATGTCCAGCAACGGCGGAAGGGAGGATGTTTTACAGCAGGTCAGCCACTTTTGGTCCATGCTGGACGACTTGTCTCAAAGCGACCCAGCAGCTTACCGCAAGTTTATAGAGGAGCAAATGAAGAGAGGAGCTGAATTCAACGCACCGCCTGAGCTCCATTCGTGTCTGCGAACTCAGATACTG GAGCCAAAGCCAGGTTTGCTCTACATTAACATTTGCAGCTGGAAGCGTGTGCCTGCGCCTCAGGATCAGAGCAGCTCCCTTCCTTTGTGCGGAGGAAAACTAGAGAGATGCAACACAGAGGACCAAG GCTGCTTCGCTGTGCTGGATGTGGCGCTAAATACTTCAGTgctacagaagaagaaagaggatAAAGTAGATATTAATAATATCTATATGCTGGCCCTGAGCTTTGCCCAGCAACAGCACGGGATGCTGTTATCTCAGGAGTACAGCGTCGTCAGCTGTAGTCCGAAAGGTAACCCGGACGACTTGCAGTGTCGGCTCGGCTTTCAGAAGCTGCCCATCATCTCCAAGCAACTGGAAACAA CCAGTCAGACTCCAGCCGCCCTCCTGCGACAGATCTCCTCTTCCCAGCGATCGGAGGAGGACAGCGCCGCCCAAATCGTTTGCAGGCCCGCGGAGCAGACCAAGGCGAATTTGATCCAGGTCATTTCCAGCACTTTCCAGGGGCCTCGGGAGCCCGAGTATGTGGTGGAGGTGAAGAGCGACGCGGCGGGAGTCCCTCGCAGCGTGGAGCTGACGGTGGAGCTGCCGAAAGTTCGTTCCATGTCAGAGTGCCAGCTGAGAGTGTCTAAG GAGGATGTTCTTCTAGAAGTGGAAGATGTTTACCATTTGCTTCTGGAGTTTCCAAAAACAGTGAACGAGGACACGGCCGCTGCCGTCTTCAGCAAGAAGAAACGGAGGCTCACGCTGACAGCAGCTGTTTTGTGA
- the pih1d2 gene encoding PIH1 domain-containing protein 2 isoform X2, translating to MMSSNGGREDVLQQVSHFWSMLDDLSQSDPAAYRKFIEEQMKRGAEFNAPPELHSCLRTQILEPKPGLLYINICSWKRVPAPQDQSSSLPLCGGKLERCNTEDQGCFAVLDVALNTSVLQKKKEDKVDINNIYMLALSFAQQQHGMLLSQEYSVVSCSPKGNPDDLQCRLGFQKLPIISKQLETTSQTPAALLRQISSSQRSEEDSAAQIVCRPAEQTKANLIQVISSTFQGPREPEYVVEVKSDAAGVPRSVELTVELPKVRSMSECQLRVSKVSRYSPPLPQTLIMNRYDSTVLRWMAGCHIKRIIGLRMFF from the exons ATGATGTCCAGCAACGGCGGAAGGGAGGATGTTTTACAGCAGGTCAGCCACTTTTGGTCCATGCTGGACGACTTGTCTCAAAGCGACCCAGCAGCTTACCGCAAGTTTATAGAGGAGCAAATGAAGAGAGGAGCTGAATTCAACGCACCGCCTGAGCTCCATTCGTGTCTGCGAACTCAGATACTG GAGCCAAAGCCAGGTTTGCTCTACATTAACATTTGCAGCTGGAAGCGTGTGCCTGCGCCTCAGGATCAGAGCAGCTCCCTTCCTTTGTGCGGAGGAAAACTAGAGAGATGCAACACAGAGGACCAAG GCTGCTTCGCTGTGCTGGATGTGGCGCTAAATACTTCAGTgctacagaagaagaaagaggatAAAGTAGATATTAATAATATCTATATGCTGGCCCTGAGCTTTGCCCAGCAACAGCACGGGATGCTGTTATCTCAGGAGTACAGCGTCGTCAGCTGTAGTCCGAAAGGTAACCCGGACGACTTGCAGTGTCGGCTCGGCTTTCAGAAGCTGCCCATCATCTCCAAGCAACTGGAAACAA CCAGTCAGACTCCAGCCGCCCTCCTGCGACAGATCTCCTCTTCCCAGCGATCGGAGGAGGACAGCGCCGCCCAAATCGTTTGCAGGCCCGCGGAGCAGACCAAGGCGAATTTGATCCAGGTCATTTCCAGCACTTTCCAGGGGCCTCGGGAGCCCGAGTATGTGGTGGAGGTGAAGAGCGACGCGGCGGGAGTCCCTCGCAGCGTGGAGCTGACGGTGGAGCTGCCGAAAGTTCGTTCCATGTCAGAGTGCCAGCTGAGAGTGTCTAAGGTTAGCCGTTACTCACCTCCTCTGCCCCAAACACTTATAATGAACCGCTACGATTCCACTGTGCTTCGCTGGATGGCTGGATGTCATATAAAACGCATAATTGGCCT GAGGATGTTCTTCTAG